A segment of the Colletotrichum destructivum chromosome 3, complete sequence genome:
AATGTGAATCACCACAAAACCACAGAGACGACGGTTAATTGGCCTTGAAGGCGTCACGAGAAATGAGGCTACCGAATCGTTCTCCCCCGATTCTGCGGATCACCAATGGCACCTTctaccgccgccacccaaACGTGCACTCGACGCAACCGAACCCGCCGCTTTTCAGCAACCTAAGCTTCGAGCTGCCGTCCTTCACCGAGACCAAGAACCACTGGTGCATCGTCGGGCCCTCGCTCTCGGGCAAGACGACGCTGCTGCAGGTTCTGCGGGGCCAGCACCTCGCGATTCCGCCCACAGCGCGGGCATACCCGTACCTTTCGACCGACAAGGTACCGGCGCGGCTGCGGATCGCGAACCGGGCAATTCAGTACGTCGGTTTCGATGGCGAACAAGGCGGGGCGCTGGGCGGGCCAACGACGAGCGCGTACCTCGCGGCGCGGTACGagtcgagaagggagaaCACGGATTTCTCGCTGCGGGACTTTCTGGTGGGCAACACAGAGCTGAACCCGCTCGAGACTTTGCCTGGGGAGGAGAACCTGATACCCAGGGAGCTTCTGGAGAGGGTCGTCACGGACCTGCGGCTGGACCCGCTCCTCGATTTGCCTGTAGCATTCCTGAGCAATgggcaggggaggagggcgcgCATCGCGAGGGCGCTGTTGACGACGCCCGAGGTTCTGCTGCTAGACGAGCCGTTCATGGGGCTCGACCCGCCTACCGTTGCGTCGTTGAGCCCGCTGCTCCAGTCGCTGGCCGAGCGGCAGAGCCCCAGGCTGGTCCTCAGCGCGAGGCCCCAGGATCCTCTGCCCGATTGGATCACGCACCTGATCTACCTCCGCAGCGACTGCCAGATCGGCTCGATGGGCCCCAAGGACATGGTGCTGGAAGGTTTCAGGAAGTATGTCAGGGGCGTGTGGAAAGGAGGGCTGcaggaggacgagaagctcccCGTGCACTCGCTCGTGGAGATGGGCAAGACCTTGACTGCGaatggcgtcgagggcgatgggCTCTTTGAGTCGAACGAGAAGGGCCAGCATGCCGCCGAGTCTGCGGCTGCGGTGGAGGGCTCACCCTCCCAGACGCGATTCGGCGAGCCCTTGGTCGAGATGGACGGTTGCCAAGTGAGGTATGGAAACAAGATCGCACTGGGCAACTGGTCTCAAGACACGCCATCCGGCCCCAAGGACGGCCTCATCTGGACAGTTCGTAGAGGAGAGCGATGGGGCGTGTTCGGCCCGAACGGGTCGGGCAAGACCACCGTCGTCTCCCTCCTCTGTTCCGATCACCCTCAGACGTACTCTCTCCCCATCAAGCTGTTCGGCAGAAGTAGACTGCCCGAGCCTGGATCCGGTCAACAGCCCCTCACGTTCTGGGACATCCAGTCACGTATTGGACACTCGAGCCCTGAGGTCCACCAACACATGCCCCGGGGTCTGACGGTACGGCAAGTACTGGAGAACGCGTGGGCGGACACGTTCAAGGGGATCCCCAAGCTCGACGATGAGGCACGAGGCAAGGTCGAAGCCACACTGCGCTGGTTTGCCCCCGAACTAAACCCGGGCCACAGCAACAGTGTCGCCGtaggcagcagcagcgacaacCTGTCCTGGTCTGACGAATACCTTTTTGGCGGTCTCTCTTTCAGCGCCCAGCGCATCGCTTTGCTGCTGCGGGCCGTTATCAAGAACCCCGACGTGGtggtgctcgacgaggcaTTCAGCGGCATGGACGACGCGGTGCGGGACAAGTGCATGCTCTTCctggccaagggcgaggagaagacgcACAGCGGCGATCGGATCGTAGACAgcgaggcggccaaggcgggCGAAGTCAGGGTCAGGGGTCTGACGGAACAGCAGGCGTTGATCTGCATCAGCCACATCAAGGAGGAGGTACCGGACTGCGTGCGCGAGTGGATCTGCCTgcccgaggccaacgaggGCCTTCCGGCGCGGTTTGGACAATTTGACGGGCCGTTGAGGACGGACGGGAAGCGGTGGAAGGCGCTCTGGGGTGTGTAGGAACATCATGTATGTAGACTACCTATCCTATTACTCGCTTGGTGAGCGTGGAGATGATTGTGTGCCTCAGAGATGGTGGGTCGTATATGTGTGGAAtcaagggaagaagagagggtCACTCGTGGAGAAAATGGACGTGCCCAATTGccagagagaagaagaaaaaaagaaaagaaagctAAGATCACGGAAGCCCTCGATGGCCAGCCCTgctcgaccttggcggcAGCAGAGAACGCATCGTGCCATCGAATTTACAGATAGATTTTGAAAGATGCAGATAGTAGCTTACGCAGACTGAGGGAGGGGCAAATCGGAGAGACTTTCATGTCATGTGTTGAGGAGGTTTGTTTGCTGGGATCTCGGGTGATGTGCAGCTGCGGGAAGGCGAGCGAGgaaagtgagtgagtgcAACATTGGGAAGAAAAGTGGTTTGTTTGCGCTGCCGCTTCAGGCAATGCCATCACTGATCAGGAACGGTCGGCGGatcttccccccttccccgtaGGCGCTAGCAAGCCACTAACAGCTGAGAGGTTCCACCAACAAGGCCAACAGGCTCGGCCCCCTTGCTCCGACCCACTCTTCGATGACAAGGACACCACACGAATCCCATGCATTGCGGCGCCGTTGCTGTGCCAACCTGAACCAACTCTCCGATCCGCCCTGTTGCCCCTCGACACACTCGCGGATGCGCTGGGCGACAGACCaacag
Coding sequences within it:
- a CDS encoding Putative AAA+ ATPase domain, P-loop containing nucleoside triphosphate hydrolase gives rise to the protein MRLPNRSPPILRITNGTFYRRHPNVHSTQPNPPLFSNLSFELPSFTETKNHWCIVGPSLSGKTTLLQVLRGQHLAIPPTARAYPYLSTDKVPARLRIANRAIQYVGFDGEQGGALGGPTTSAYLAARYESRRENTDFSLRDFLVGNTELNPLETLPGEENLIPRELLERVVTDLRLDPLLDLPVAFLSNGQGRRARIARALLTTPEVLLLDEPFMGLDPPTVASLSPLLQSLAERQSPRLVLSARPQDPLPDWITHLIYLRSDCQIGSMGPKDMVLEGFRKYVRGVWKGGLQEDEKLPVHSLVEMGKTLTANGVEGDGLFESNEKGQHAAESAAAVEGSPSQTRFGEPLVEMDGCQVRYGNKIALGNWSQDTPSGPKDGLIWTVRRGERWGVFGPNGSGKTTVVSLLCSDHPQTYSLPIKLFGRSRLPEPGSGQQPLTFWDIQSRIGHSSPEVHQHMPRGLTVRQVLENAWADTFKGIPKLDDEARGKVEATLRWFAPELNPGHSNSVAVGSSSDNLSWSDEYLFGGLSFSAQRIALLLRAVIKNPDVVVLDEAFSGMDDAVRDKCMLFLAKGEEKTHSGDRIVDSEAAKAGEVRVRGLTEQQALICISHIKEEVPDCVREWICLPEANEGLPARFGQFDGPLRTDGKRWKALWGV